A region from the Catellatospora sp. TT07R-123 genome encodes:
- a CDS encoding cellulase family glycosylhydrolase, which translates to MTQPLKRSARWKIALLASAATVLAAVGVSLGTGAYAAAGCRVDYSVPNQWPGGFTANVVINNLGDPVNGWNLVWTYANGQKVTSMWSASYTQPAATVTATNMSYNAAIPTNGSVQFGFNASWSGTNTAPTAFTLNGVACTGAPGSPSASPSASRSASPSPSASPSTSPPPTGNAMATVAAMQPGWNLGNSLDATGADETSWGNPLITQALITNIKAQGFKSIRIPVTWGHHQGGAPSYTIEAAYLARVKQVVDWALAADLYVLINVHHDSWEWIANMPGDHDNVLNRYKAIWTQLASTFKASSAKLVLESVNEPQFTGSSGDAQNAQLLSELNTSFRTIVRQSGGGNATRLLVLPTLHTSADQARVDELVSTFTALNDPNLAATVHYYGFWPFSVNIAGYTKFDATTQQDVTDSFDRVYNAFVARGIPVIIGEYGLLGFDRSTGTIEQGEKLKFFEYFGYYARTRKLTTMLWDNGQHFGRTSFAWSDPELIAQLKSSWTGRSGTAETDQVFTAKTAAIGARTVALNLNGATVTAVRQGSTNLAQGSDYTVSGSQLTFTAAALTRLYGSRAYGANASVQVVFSQGVPWRITFLTFDPPQVSNATGTTASFAIPTQFRGDTLATMEAKYADGSNAGPQNWTPYKEFDYTFTPNYAANTITLKPELFNDVSDGQKVTLTLHFWSGTLVTYYVTKSGSTVTGSVS; encoded by the coding sequence ATGACGCAACCCCTGAAGCGGTCTGCCCGATGGAAGATCGCCCTGCTCGCCAGCGCCGCCACCGTGCTGGCCGCCGTCGGCGTGAGCCTGGGCACCGGCGCGTACGCCGCCGCCGGATGCCGGGTCGACTACTCCGTCCCCAACCAGTGGCCCGGCGGCTTCACCGCCAACGTGGTGATCAACAACCTCGGTGACCCGGTCAACGGCTGGAACCTGGTCTGGACGTACGCCAACGGCCAGAAGGTCACCAGCATGTGGAGCGCGAGCTACACGCAGCCCGCCGCCACGGTCACCGCGACGAACATGTCCTACAACGCGGCCATCCCCACCAACGGCTCCGTCCAGTTCGGCTTCAACGCCTCCTGGTCGGGCACCAACACGGCGCCGACCGCGTTCACGCTCAACGGCGTGGCCTGCACCGGCGCCCCCGGCTCGCCCAGCGCGTCGCCGTCGGCGTCGCGCTCTGCCAGCCCGTCGCCGTCGGCCAGCCCGTCCACCAGCCCTCCCCCGACCGGCAACGCCATGGCCACGGTCGCGGCGATGCAGCCGGGCTGGAACCTGGGCAACTCGCTGGACGCCACCGGCGCCGACGAGACCTCGTGGGGAAACCCGCTCATCACCCAGGCCCTGATCACCAACATCAAGGCGCAGGGCTTCAAGAGCATCCGCATCCCGGTCACCTGGGGCCACCACCAGGGCGGCGCGCCGAGCTACACCATCGAGGCCGCGTACCTGGCCCGGGTCAAGCAGGTCGTCGACTGGGCGCTGGCGGCCGACCTGTACGTGCTGATCAACGTGCACCACGACTCGTGGGAGTGGATCGCCAACATGCCCGGCGACCACGACAACGTGCTCAACCGGTACAAGGCGATCTGGACGCAGCTGGCGAGCACGTTCAAGGCCTCGTCGGCGAAGCTGGTGCTGGAGAGCGTCAACGAGCCGCAGTTCACCGGCAGCTCCGGCGACGCGCAGAACGCGCAGCTGCTCAGCGAGCTGAACACGTCGTTCCGCACGATCGTGCGGCAGTCCGGCGGCGGCAACGCCACCCGGCTGCTGGTGCTGCCGACGCTGCACACCTCCGCCGATCAGGCGCGCGTCGACGAGCTGGTCAGCACGTTCACGGCGCTCAACGACCCGAACCTGGCCGCGACCGTGCACTACTACGGGTTCTGGCCGTTCAGCGTGAACATCGCCGGGTACACGAAGTTCGACGCGACCACGCAGCAGGACGTGACCGACAGTTTCGACCGGGTCTACAACGCCTTCGTGGCCCGCGGCATCCCGGTGATCATCGGCGAGTACGGGCTGCTCGGCTTCGACCGCAGCACCGGCACGATCGAGCAGGGCGAGAAGCTGAAGTTCTTCGAGTACTTCGGCTACTACGCGCGCACCCGCAAGCTGACCACGATGCTGTGGGACAACGGCCAGCACTTCGGGCGGACCTCGTTCGCGTGGAGCGACCCGGAGCTGATCGCGCAGCTCAAGTCGAGCTGGACCGGCCGTTCCGGGACCGCAGAGACCGACCAGGTGTTCACCGCCAAGACCGCGGCCATCGGGGCGCGGACGGTGGCGCTGAACCTCAACGGCGCGACGGTCACCGCGGTGCGCCAGGGCAGCACCAACCTGGCCCAGGGCAGCGACTACACGGTGTCGGGCAGCCAGCTGACGTTCACGGCCGCCGCGCTGACCCGCCTGTACGGCAGCCGCGCGTACGGGGCGAACGCCTCGGTGCAGGTGGTGTTCTCGCAGGGGGTGCCGTGGCGGATCACGTTCCTGACCTTCGACCCGCCGCAGGTGTCCAACGCGACCGGGACGACGGCGTCGTTCGCGATCCCGACGCAGTTCCGCGGTGACACGCTGGCCACGATGGAGGCCAAGTACGCCGACGGCAGCAACGCCGGGCCGCAGAACTGGACGCCGTACAAGGAGTTCGACTACACGTTCACGCCGAACTACGCCGCGAACACGATCACGTTGAAGCCGGAGCTGTTCAACGACGTCAGCGACGGCCAGAAGGTGACGCTGACGCTGCACTTCTGGAGCGGCACCCTGGTGACGTACTACGTCACCAAGTCGGGCAGCACCGTGACCGGCTCCGTGAGCTGA
- a CDS encoding response regulator — protein MIAAPSLLQVLVVEDDLGDVALVESAFADHSIASDLHHVPDGEAALEFLRHVGRYRDAPRPDLILLDLNMPRVDGRQVLAEIKADEALKSIPTVVFTTSSSESDVVSSYEAQANAYVTKPLDLDDFERAVLQIRNFFGHMAVLPRRFSDEASS, from the coding sequence ATGATCGCTGCGCCGTCGCTGCTTCAAGTTCTGGTCGTCGAGGACGATCTCGGCGATGTGGCGCTGGTGGAGAGCGCCTTCGCCGATCACAGCATCGCCAGCGACCTGCATCACGTGCCCGACGGTGAGGCGGCGCTGGAGTTCCTGCGCCATGTCGGCCGCTACCGCGACGCACCCCGACCGGACCTGATCCTGCTGGACCTGAACATGCCGCGGGTCGACGGCCGGCAGGTCCTGGCCGAGATCAAGGCAGACGAGGCGCTCAAGTCCATCCCGACCGTCGTGTTCACGACCTCGTCGTCTGAAAGCGACGTCGTGTCGAGCTATGAGGCGCAGGCCAACGCCTACGTCACCAAGCCCCTCGACCTGGACGACTTCGAGCGGGCGGTCCTGCAGATCCGCAACTTCTTCGGGCACATGGCCGTCCTGCCGCGCCGCTTCAGCGATGAGGCGTCTTCCTGA
- a CDS encoding IS607 family transposase, producing MARVYRISEFAERIGRSASTVRRWEAEGRIAARRTSTGQRYFDESDVLAVLAPGFARDDRKVIVYCRVSSAGQREDLASQRAAMEMFCLARGLAVDEWVSEIGGGMDLLRPKLIDIMSRVKAGQVSTLVVAHEDRLARFGFDYLAHEAEAAGCEVLVANQESLSPQEEMVADLLAIVHTFSYRLDGLHRYAKSMKTDDLIGR from the coding sequence GTGGCTAGGGTTTACCGGATTTCGGAGTTCGCGGAGCGTATCGGCCGTTCCGCGAGCACCGTGCGCCGGTGGGAGGCGGAAGGCCGGATCGCGGCTCGGCGCACCTCCACCGGGCAGCGATACTTCGACGAATCCGACGTCCTTGCCGTACTCGCCCCGGGCTTCGCACGAGACGACCGTAAAGTGATCGTCTACTGCCGGGTGTCGTCCGCCGGTCAGCGCGAGGATCTGGCGTCGCAGCGCGCCGCGATGGAGATGTTCTGCTTGGCCCGGGGGCTGGCTGTTGACGAGTGGGTCAGCGAGATCGGCGGTGGCATGGACCTGTTGCGGCCGAAGCTGATCGACATCATGAGCCGCGTCAAGGCCGGGCAGGTGTCTACGCTGGTCGTGGCCCACGAGGACCGGCTGGCCCGGTTCGGCTTCGACTATCTGGCCCACGAGGCCGAAGCCGCCGGATGTGAGGTGCTGGTGGCCAATCAGGAGTCGCTGTCCCCGCAGGAGGAGATGGTCGCCGATCTGCTCGCGATCGTGCACACCTTCTCATATCGGCTGGACGGGCTGCACCGATACGCGAAGTCGATGAAGACCGATGACCTGATCGGAAGGTAA
- a CDS encoding cellulose-binding domain-containing protein, with protein MHLSARWRASAAAILATVTAAGVGAVVAAAPAASAAAACQVSYRADQWTGGFVGYVKLTAGDAAIHGWTIGWTWPGDQKITNAWNATVTQSGTAVTAASLAYNADLAPGASLEFGMQGTWTANNTAPTAFTVNGAPCGTSPSPSASQASPSPSRSSSPSPSASPSRSASPSPSSSPSPSASPSPSGPPPSGCTGALWCDGFEDQTGTVPSGAWTLAYPDCQGTGTAVVDSTVARTGTRSIRVDGAEGYCNHVFLKSTRNFNPLNGVWFGRFYVRHTTALPASHVTFLAMRDAADGNRDLRVGGQNAALQWNRQSDDATLPEQSPAGVAQSRPLPVDRWVCMEIRVDGPAGQVQTWTDGSEVTGLRVDGVPTADVDRQWLTRANWRPNLTDLRLGWESYGVGADRLWFDDIAWGSTRIGC; from the coding sequence ATGCACCTGTCCGCACGATGGCGCGCGTCCGCCGCCGCGATCCTCGCCACCGTCACCGCCGCGGGCGTCGGCGCGGTCGTCGCCGCCGCACCCGCCGCCAGCGCGGCCGCCGCCTGCCAGGTCAGCTACCGCGCCGACCAGTGGACCGGCGGCTTCGTCGGATACGTCAAACTCACCGCCGGCGACGCCGCCATCCACGGCTGGACCATCGGCTGGACCTGGCCCGGCGACCAGAAGATCACCAACGCCTGGAACGCCACCGTCACCCAGTCCGGTACCGCCGTCACCGCCGCCAGCCTCGCCTACAACGCCGACCTCGCGCCCGGGGCGTCCCTGGAGTTCGGCATGCAGGGCACCTGGACCGCGAACAACACCGCCCCGACCGCGTTCACCGTCAACGGGGCACCCTGCGGCACCAGCCCGTCCCCGTCGGCCAGCCAGGCCTCACCCAGCCCGTCGCGTAGCAGCTCACCGAGCCCGTCGGCGAGCCCGTCACGCAGCGCCTCACCGTCGCCGAGCAGCTCGCCCAGCCCGTCGGCGAGCCCGTCGCCGTCCGGGCCGCCGCCGTCCGGCTGCACCGGTGCGCTGTGGTGCGACGGGTTCGAGGACCAGACCGGCACCGTCCCGTCCGGGGCGTGGACACTGGCCTACCCCGACTGCCAGGGCACCGGCACCGCCGTGGTCGACAGCACCGTGGCCCGCACCGGCACGCGCTCGATCCGGGTCGACGGCGCCGAAGGGTACTGCAACCACGTGTTCCTGAAGTCGACGCGCAACTTCAACCCGCTCAACGGGGTATGGTTCGGCCGGTTCTACGTCCGGCACACCACCGCGCTGCCCGCGTCGCACGTCACCTTCCTGGCCATGCGCGACGCCGCCGACGGCAACCGCGACCTGCGCGTGGGCGGCCAGAACGCGGCACTGCAGTGGAACCGCCAGTCCGACGACGCGACACTGCCCGAGCAGAGCCCGGCCGGGGTGGCGCAGAGCCGCCCGCTGCCGGTCGACCGCTGGGTGTGCATGGAGATCCGCGTCGACGGCCCCGCCGGGCAGGTGCAGACCTGGACCGACGGCAGCGAGGTGACGGGCCTGCGCGTCGACGGCGTACCCACCGCCGACGTGGACCGGCAGTGGCTCACCCGGGCCAACTGGCGGCCGAACCTGACCGACCTGCGGCTGGGCTGGGAGAGCTACGGCGTCGGCGCCGACCGCCTCTGGTTCGACGACATCGCCTGGGGCTCCACCCGCATCGGCTGCTGA
- a CDS encoding methyltransferase domain-containing protein: MTTQRDRRQVFGEVAEAYDDVRPGYPAQVLDLIVAYAGRVPAAVVESGAGTGKGTALLRTLGVPLTCVEPDPAMAAVLARRFADDDLVSVVVSRFEDWTPPPGGVELLASAQAWHWVDPAARTGLAAAALAPGGVFAVFGHEFGFADDGLREAMDDVYERVAPEISDRVDRAHHVQPADSFDPDELSGGGLFGDVRMEEVVTVLPYGTSRYLTLLTTFSRHRLLPEPRRAALHRALAEVIDARGGVVEQKLTTVVCLTRRIG; the protein is encoded by the coding sequence ATGACGACGCAGCGTGATCGGCGGCAGGTGTTCGGCGAGGTCGCCGAGGCCTATGACGATGTACGGCCGGGCTATCCGGCGCAGGTGCTCGACCTGATCGTGGCGTACGCGGGGCGGGTGCCCGCGGCGGTGGTGGAGTCGGGGGCCGGGACGGGTAAGGGCACGGCGCTGCTGCGTACCCTCGGCGTGCCTTTGACCTGTGTGGAGCCCGACCCGGCGATGGCCGCGGTGCTGGCGCGGCGCTTCGCCGACGACGACCTGGTGTCGGTGGTGGTCAGCCGGTTCGAGGACTGGACGCCGCCGCCGGGCGGGGTGGAGCTGCTGGCCAGCGCGCAGGCGTGGCACTGGGTCGACCCTGCCGCGCGCACCGGCCTGGCCGCCGCCGCGCTGGCGCCCGGCGGGGTGTTCGCGGTGTTCGGCCACGAGTTCGGGTTCGCCGACGACGGGCTGCGCGAGGCCATGGACGACGTGTACGAGCGGGTCGCGCCCGAGATCTCCGACCGGGTGGACCGGGCGCACCACGTGCAGCCCGCGGACTCGTTCGACCCCGACGAGCTGAGCGGCGGCGGCCTGTTCGGCGACGTCCGGATGGAGGAGGTCGTCACGGTGCTGCCGTACGGGACGTCGCGCTACCTCACCCTGCTGACGACGTTCTCCCGGCACCGGCTGCTGCCCGAGCCCAGGCGCGCCGCGCTGCACAGGGCGCTGGCCGAGGTCATCGACGCCCGCGGCGGGGTGGTGGAGCAGAAGCTGACCACCGTCGTGTGCCTGACCCGTCGGATCGGCTGA
- a CDS encoding family 43 glycosylhydrolase — protein MLNSRSPLAIACRALAVAAIAAVTVPLALATPAAAATTAPAMVIGSDFPDPDVTKFDGVYYAYSTNNGNGNVPVASATSLTGPWTRRGNALPTLGSWASGGLTWAPDVSRRADGKYLLYYTARSVSAGRQCIGAALATSPTGPFTPIGTQPLICNGAEGGDIDPSSYTDTNGARYLLYKDDGNAIGQPTSLWLQGVAADGVTLQGARVELLRSGRAEEAGVIEAPVLTKVGTQYVLFYSLGGYGGDGYQTSYATATALTGPYTKAYRSLITTDSVNGTVRGPGGADVVRDAAGDSIVFHGWINNYSARGMYVAALGWAGGFPVVRGSRVRTETERGTLNHCDIRDTTTASQGQVVAHIDYADSWVELSVFAPRAGGYTVNVAYSAGFGDAQHTLTVNGGSPVTVNYPDTGWETWRQAPAGVTLNAGWNTVRLTFLSRWAELDYIEVA, from the coding sequence ATGCTCAACTCCCGATCACCGCTGGCCATCGCCTGCCGCGCGCTGGCGGTCGCCGCCATCGCCGCGGTCACGGTCCCGCTCGCCCTGGCCACCCCCGCCGCCGCAGCCACCACCGCCCCCGCCATGGTCATCGGCAGCGACTTCCCCGACCCCGACGTCACCAAGTTCGACGGTGTCTACTACGCCTACTCCACCAACAACGGCAACGGCAACGTCCCCGTCGCCTCCGCTACCTCCCTCACCGGACCCTGGACCCGCCGCGGCAACGCCCTGCCCACCCTCGGCTCCTGGGCCAGCGGCGGCCTCACCTGGGCACCCGACGTGTCCCGCCGCGCCGACGGCAAATACCTGCTCTACTACACCGCCCGCAGCGTCAGCGCCGGCCGTCAGTGCATCGGCGCCGCCCTGGCCACCTCCCCCACCGGCCCGTTCACCCCGATCGGCACCCAGCCGCTGATCTGCAACGGCGCCGAAGGCGGCGACATCGACCCGTCCAGCTACACCGACACCAACGGCGCCCGCTACCTGCTCTACAAGGACGACGGCAACGCCATCGGCCAGCCCACCAGCCTGTGGCTGCAAGGCGTCGCCGCCGACGGCGTCACCCTCCAGGGCGCCCGCGTCGAACTGCTGCGCAGCGGCCGCGCCGAAGAAGCCGGCGTCATCGAAGCCCCGGTCCTGACCAAGGTCGGCACCCAGTACGTGCTGTTCTACTCCCTCGGCGGCTACGGCGGCGACGGCTACCAGACCAGCTACGCCACCGCCACCGCGCTGACCGGGCCGTACACGAAGGCATACCGGTCACTCATCACCACCGACAGCGTCAACGGCACCGTCCGCGGACCCGGCGGCGCCGACGTCGTCCGCGACGCCGCCGGGGACTCCATCGTGTTCCACGGCTGGATCAACAACTACAGCGCCCGCGGCATGTACGTCGCCGCCCTCGGCTGGGCCGGCGGTTTCCCGGTCGTGCGCGGCAGCCGCGTACGCACCGAGACCGAACGCGGCACCCTCAACCACTGCGACATCCGCGACACCACCACCGCGTCCCAGGGGCAGGTCGTCGCACACATCGACTACGCCGACAGCTGGGTCGAACTGAGCGTCTTCGCCCCCCGCGCCGGCGGCTACACCGTGAACGTCGCCTACTCGGCCGGCTTCGGCGACGCCCAGCACACCCTCACCGTCAACGGCGGCTCACCGGTCACGGTGAACTACCCGGACACCGGGTGGGAGACGTGGCGCCAGGCCCCGGCCGGCGTGACGCTCAACGCCGGATGGAACACCGTGCGGCTGACCTTCCTCAGCCGCTGGGCCGAGCTGGACTACATCGAGGTGGCCTAG
- a CDS encoding DUF4331 domain-containing protein, translating into MTKPHHRLRQRAVLGTLALGLLATGAALSSPVAGQASSHREAPLIAGEPRLDNTDVYAFVSPDNATTATIIANWIPFEEPNGGPNFYPFADGAAYDVNIDNNGDARPDIVYRWTFASSYRNTNTFLYDTGVVTSLDDPDLNFRQTYRLERITSKGSTTLVSKAPVAPSFTGKASMPDYGSLSNAAITPLTGGAKTFAGQADDSFFLDLRVFDLLYGGNFSEVGQDTLAGYNVNTVALQVPSADLALKGDAVRNPVVGIWSTTSRDGADVYDHGRDDRDRLRQVSRLGMPLVNEVVIPVGRKNEFNASPPADDKKFLPYVTNPEVPRLVQAIYGIPAPATPRTDLVETFLTGFCAVGCGPVAVDLNSQLLNSDVRKKDFRPSEQLRLNLSIPPTANPNRLGVIAGDNAGFPNGRRLADDVLDITLRVAEGVLLPNHPPAVDGLSDQVDTNNVPFRTAFPYIALPNQIAVNQQ; encoded by the coding sequence ATGACCAAACCGCATCACCGCCTGCGACAGCGTGCCGTACTCGGCACGCTCGCACTCGGGCTGCTCGCCACCGGCGCGGCCTTGAGCAGCCCGGTCGCCGGCCAGGCGTCCTCGCATCGGGAAGCGCCGCTGATCGCCGGCGAGCCGCGTCTGGACAACACCGACGTGTACGCATTCGTCAGCCCGGACAACGCCACGACCGCGACGATCATCGCGAACTGGATTCCGTTCGAGGAGCCCAACGGCGGCCCGAACTTCTACCCGTTCGCCGACGGCGCCGCCTACGACGTGAACATCGACAACAACGGCGACGCCCGGCCCGACATCGTCTACCGGTGGACCTTCGCCAGTTCCTACCGCAACACCAACACGTTCCTGTACGACACCGGTGTGGTCACGTCGCTGGACGACCCGGACCTGAACTTCCGCCAGACGTACCGCCTGGAGCGGATCACGTCGAAGGGTTCGACGACCCTGGTCAGCAAGGCGCCGGTCGCGCCGTCGTTCACCGGCAAGGCGTCGATGCCCGACTACGGGTCGCTGTCCAACGCCGCGATCACGCCGCTGACCGGCGGTGCGAAGACGTTCGCAGGGCAGGCCGACGACTCGTTCTTCCTCGACCTGCGCGTGTTCGACCTGCTCTACGGCGGCAACTTCAGCGAGGTCGGCCAGGACACCCTGGCCGGCTACAACGTCAACACCGTCGCCCTGCAGGTTCCGTCGGCTGATCTGGCGCTCAAGGGCGACGCGGTACGCAACCCGGTCGTCGGGATCTGGAGCACCACCAGCCGCGACGGCGCCGACGTCTACGACCACGGCCGCGATGACCGTGACCGGCTGCGCCAGGTGTCACGGCTCGGTATGCCGCTGGTCAACGAGGTCGTCATCCCCGTCGGACGCAAGAACGAGTTCAACGCCAGCCCTCCCGCCGACGACAAGAAGTTCCTGCCCTACGTCACCAACCCGGAGGTGCCGAGGCTCGTCCAGGCCATCTACGGCATCCCGGCCCCGGCGACCCCGCGCACCGACCTGGTCGAGACGTTCCTGACCGGCTTCTGCGCCGTCGGCTGCGGGCCCGTCGCCGTCGACCTGAACTCCCAGCTGCTGAACTCCGACGTCCGCAAGAAGGACTTCCGGCCCAGCGAGCAACTGCGCCTGAACCTGTCCATCCCGCCGACCGCCAACCCCAACCGCCTCGGCGTCATCGCAGGCGACAACGCCGGGTTCCCCAACGGCCGCCGCCTGGCCGACGACGTCCTGGACATCACCCTGCGCGTGGCCGAAGGCGTCCTGCTGCCCAACCACCCGCCAGCCGTCGACGGCCTGTCCGACCAGGTCGACACCAACAACGTCCCGTTCCGCACGGCGTTCCCCTACATCGCCCTGCCCAACCAGATCGCCGTCAACCAGCAGTGA
- a CDS encoding C39 family peptidase — protein MAYTLRRGTIATVLTLVAAATASVTGAGTADAATAKTLTTYSFQAQQTGYWCGPAATRLALTQRGYAPSQSSLASTLPTDVNGTDSITQVMRVLNSYANVNNWYEHKVVNNNSAAEQNLLKYDIVFDVDRNYALVLNVRGGRTDTAGTYHNYPGGHYLTVVGYTSSGAYAVIEDVALGSGHRYTMSLANLSWWVWSTSGYTA, from the coding sequence ATGGCGTACACCCTCCGCCGCGGAACCATCGCGACCGTCCTGACCCTGGTCGCGGCCGCCACCGCAAGCGTCACCGGCGCCGGCACCGCCGACGCGGCCACCGCCAAGACGCTGACCACCTACTCGTTCCAGGCACAGCAGACCGGGTACTGGTGCGGCCCCGCCGCCACCCGGCTCGCCCTGACCCAGCGCGGCTACGCCCCCAGCCAGAGCTCACTGGCCTCGACGCTGCCCACCGACGTCAACGGCACCGACTCGATCACCCAGGTCATGCGCGTGCTCAACAGCTACGCCAACGTCAACAACTGGTACGAGCACAAAGTGGTCAACAACAACAGCGCGGCCGAGCAGAACCTGCTCAAGTACGACATCGTCTTCGACGTCGACCGCAACTACGCGCTGGTGCTCAACGTGCGCGGCGGCCGGACCGACACCGCCGGGACCTACCACAACTACCCCGGCGGCCACTACCTGACCGTCGTCGGCTACACCAGCTCCGGCGCGTACGCCGTCATCGAGGACGTGGCCCTGGGCAGCGGGCACCGCTACACCATGAGCCTGGCCAACCTGTCCTGGTGGGTGTGGAGCACCTCCGGCTACACCGCCTGA
- a CDS encoding RNA-guided endonuclease TnpB family protein, whose translation MKVTRIAYSYRLNPGKYARLEEQARRLGRVRCGVWQRYGSVAGAALSDRQVRDRWLAEGTHHTFGVLANAWKETVRDAMADIAANRAAAKVRVRRAIGRHTSDPAEQKRLFTELRAERWTADPYLARQMRRHWRRGRNRIRNQIVVRADQHNTRADARGRLWLAVPGLQQRAMVRIPLNTTVAPSGTLRLILRGGRVEIHYQIDAAAMPTSQRPCGAGAVGVDKGYTEALTDSDGGRHGTGLGALLTAESDRLKERNRRRARLRSIANSAAQRGDRAKADRIGRNNLGTVKRDRQAARHRARVRTEIFTAVHAVVDKASKVIAEDLTKTFTGRKPLGRNLNRRLAGWTKGVTAEALKNVSERRGSALVHVNAAYTSQVCHRCGSLGRRSGDRLHCTVCGVVWQADVNAAINVLQRQGDPDITLHTPHRVVKQIMQTRADRHRSRLPLPDSSLSIQQAESE comes from the coding sequence GTGAAGGTCACCCGGATCGCGTACTCGTACCGGCTCAACCCCGGCAAGTACGCCCGGCTCGAAGAGCAGGCGCGTCGTCTGGGCCGGGTCCGCTGCGGGGTCTGGCAGCGCTACGGCTCAGTCGCCGGGGCCGCGCTGTCGGATCGGCAGGTCCGGGACCGGTGGCTGGCCGAGGGCACGCATCACACCTTCGGGGTGCTGGCCAACGCGTGGAAGGAGACGGTCCGCGACGCGATGGCCGACATCGCCGCGAACCGGGCCGCGGCGAAGGTGAGGGTGCGCCGCGCGATCGGCCGCCACACCAGCGACCCGGCCGAGCAGAAACGGCTGTTCACCGAGCTGAGAGCCGAACGGTGGACGGCTGATCCTTACCTGGCCCGGCAGATGCGCCGCCACTGGCGACGCGGTCGCAACCGCATCCGCAACCAGATCGTGGTCCGCGCCGATCAGCACAACACCAGGGCCGACGCCCGCGGCCGGCTGTGGCTGGCCGTCCCGGGCCTGCAGCAGCGCGCGATGGTGCGGATCCCGCTGAACACCACTGTGGCACCGTCAGGCACGCTGCGCCTGATCCTGCGCGGCGGCCGGGTGGAGATCCACTACCAGATAGACGCCGCCGCCATGCCCACCTCGCAGCGCCCCTGTGGCGCTGGGGCTGTCGGTGTGGACAAGGGCTACACCGAGGCGCTGACCGACTCCGACGGCGGCCGTCACGGCACCGGCCTGGGTGCGCTGCTGACCGCCGAGTCCGATCGGCTCAAGGAACGCAACCGGCGACGGGCGAGGCTGCGTTCGATCGCGAACTCGGCCGCCCAGCGCGGCGACCGGGCCAAAGCCGACCGGATCGGCAGGAACAATCTCGGCACCGTGAAACGGGACCGGCAGGCTGCCAGGCATCGGGCCCGGGTGCGTACGGAGATCTTCACCGCCGTGCACGCCGTGGTCGACAAGGCGTCCAAGGTGATCGCCGAGGACCTCACCAAGACCTTCACCGGGCGTAAGCCGCTCGGCAGGAACCTGAACCGACGTCTCGCCGGGTGGACCAAAGGTGTCACCGCCGAGGCGCTGAAGAACGTGTCGGAGCGCAGAGGTTCTGCGCTCGTACACGTCAACGCCGCCTACACCTCACAAGTCTGTCACCGCTGCGGCAGCCTCGGCCGCCGCAGCGGGGACAGGCTTCACTGCACCGTGTGCGGGGTGGTGTGGCAGGCCGACGTGAACGCCGCGATCAACGTCCTGCAACGACAGGGTGATCCCGACATCACCCTGCACACCCCGCACCGCGTGGTGAAGCAGATCATGCAGACACGGGCCGATCGCCACCGGAGCAGACTGCCGCTCCCGGACTCCAGCCTGAGCATCCAGCAAGCGGAGAGCGAATAA